Below is a genomic region from Mesorhizobium sp..
TTCCCGGCACGCGGGCGCTCGACGGCGTCGATTTCGACCTGCGGGCCGGCGAGGTGCATGCGTTGCTCGGCGAGAACGGCGCCGGCAAATCCACCCTCATCAAATGCCTGACCGGCGCCTACCGCCGCGACGGCGGCGATATCCTGCTCGATGGCCAGTCGATCGATCCGCGCGACACGCAGGAGGCGCAGCGGCTCGGCATTGGCACCGTCTACCAGGAGGTCAACCTCCTGCCCAACCTCACCGTCGCCGACAATCTGCTGCTCGGTCGCCAGCCGCGGCGCTTCGGCCTCGTCTCGCGCCGCGAGACCAACCGGGCGGCGCGCGAGATGCTGTCGCGCTACGGGCTCACCATCGACGTGTCGCGTTCGCTCGACACCTATTCCGTCGCCATCCAGCAGATCGTCGCCATCGCCCGCGCCGTCTCGCTGTCGGGCAAGGTGCTGATCCTCGACGAGCCGACGGCGAGCCTCGACCGCGACGAGGTACGCATGCTCTTCGACGTCGTCCGCTCGCTACGCGCCGAAGGCCTCGGCATCGTCTTCATCTCGCACTTCCTCGACCAGGTCTTCGAGATCTCCGACCGCATCACCGTGCTGCGCAACGGCAGGCTCGTCGGCGTGCGCGACGCGGCGACGCTCGATCGGACCCAACTCATCAACATGATGCTCGGCCGCGAACTGTCGGAGGAAACCCGAGACCGCGGCCGCGGCGGCTTCGACTACGCCGCGCTGCCGCGCATCTCCTTCAAGGGCACCGGCCGGGCCGGTGTGATCGCGCCCTTCGACCTCGCCATCCATCGCGGCGAGGTGGTCGGCATGGCCGGCCTGCTCGGCTCCGGGCGCACTGAGACCGCGGAGCTGATGTTCGCAGCCGCACCCCGCGACGGCGGCACGGTCAGCAAGGACGGCAAGCCGATAAAACTCGCCTCCCCGCGCGACGCGATCGCCGCCGGCTTCGGCTTCTCGCCGGAGGACCGCAAGACCAGCGGCATCATCGGCGACATGAGCGTGCGCGAGAACATCGTCTTGGCGCTGCAGGCCCGCCAGGGCTGGATGCGGCCAGTGCCGCTTCGCCGCCAGCGCGAGATGGCGGACGACTATATCCGCCGGCTCGACATCCGCACGCCGGACGCCGAGAAGCCGATCGGCCAGCTGTCGGGCGGCAACCAGCAGAAGGCGCTGCTCGCCCGCTGGCTCGCCACCAATCCGGAGTTCCTGATCCTCGACGAGCCGACGCGCGGCATCGACGTCGGCGCCCATGCCGAGATCATCCGCATGATCGAGAACCTGTGCGAGAGCGGCATGTCGCTGCTCGTCATCTCCTCCGAGCTCGATGAACTCGTCACCTACAGCCACCGGGTCGTCGTCGTGCGGGACCGGGTGCACGTCGCCGAACTGATCGGCGAGGAGATCGCCACCGACAGCATCGTCGCGGCAATCGCCAAACCCTCGCCCATCCAGGAGGCCGGCACATGAACGGAACGCTCCTACGCTTCGGGCGCAGGATCGGCCCGCAGCTGATCACGCTTGCCGTCGTCGTGGCGATGATCGCCATCGTCTTTCCGGGTTTCTTCGACATTTCCGTCGCCAACGGCCGCCTTTACGGCAGCCCGATCGACATCCTCAATCGCGGCGCGCCCGTCG
It encodes:
- a CDS encoding sugar ABC transporter ATP-binding protein, encoding MTVVASQSQPLLAAVGLSKTFPGTRALDGVDFDLRAGEVHALLGENGAGKSTLIKCLTGAYRRDGGDILLDGQSIDPRDTQEAQRLGIGTVYQEVNLLPNLTVADNLLLGRQPRRFGLVSRRETNRAAREMLSRYGLTIDVSRSLDTYSVAIQQIVAIARAVSLSGKVLILDEPTASLDRDEVRMLFDVVRSLRAEGLGIVFISHFLDQVFEISDRITVLRNGRLVGVRDAATLDRTQLINMMLGRELSEETRDRGRGGFDYAALPRISFKGTGRAGVIAPFDLAIHRGEVVGMAGLLGSGRTETAELMFAAAPRDGGTVSKDGKPIKLASPRDAIAAGFGFSPEDRKTSGIIGDMSVRENIVLALQARQGWMRPVPLRRQREMADDYIRRLDIRTPDAEKPIGQLSGGNQQKALLARWLATNPEFLILDEPTRGIDVGAHAEIIRMIENLCESGMSLLVISSELDELVTYSHRVVVVRDRVHVAELIGEEIATDSIVAAIAKPSPIQEAGT